A region of Mugil cephalus isolate CIBA_MC_2020 chromosome 3, CIBA_Mcephalus_1.1, whole genome shotgun sequence DNA encodes the following proteins:
- the sinhcafl gene encoding SIN3-HDAC complex associated factor, like encodes MFGFHKSKIYRSNDGCCICKTKSSSSRFTDSSRYEETFRLCFGLSEERVGDICNACVLLVKRWKKLPNGSKKNWNHVVDARAGPGLKVTKPKKIKNSDGKKKSKLKKLHKLKRQNSDAHSTTSSVSPAQSPSYSNQSDDGSDIESKQRRSTPSIFSFLDRSYWKRQKVCCGIVYKGRFGEVIIDPRLFKPCCSSKKQKTLTSTQVATHLPDTLPPQLPEDIKETW; translated from the exons ATGTTTGGATTTCACAAGTCAAAGATCTACCGGAGTAACGACGGCTGTTGCATTTGCAAGACCAAGTCGTCCAGCTCACGCTTCACAGACAGCAGTCGATATGAGGAGACGTTCAGGCTGTGTTTTGG GCTCTCAGAGGAACGTGTTGGGGACATTTGTAATGCCTGTGTGTTGCTGGTAAAGAGGTGGAAGAAACTGCCTAATGGCTCCAAGAAGAACTGGAACCAC GTGGTTGATGCCAGAGCTGGCCCAGGCTTAAAGGTGACAAAACCTAAGAAGATCAAGAACagtgatgggaagaagaaaagcaagCTAAAGAAGCTGCACAAGTTAAAGAGACAAA aCTCCGATGCCCACAGCACGACCTCCAGTGTGTCTCCTGCTCAGTCTCCCAGTTACAGCAACCAGTCAGATGATGGCTCAGACATCGAGTCCAAACAAAGACGCTCAACTCCCTCCATTTTCTCCTTCTTGGACCGTTCCTACTGGAAAAG GCAAAAGGTGTGTTGCGGGATTGTCTACAAGGGTCGATTTGGAGAGGTGATCATTGATCCCCGACTTTTCAAACCCTGCTGCAGTTCCAAAAAACAGAAGACACTGACGTCCACACAAGTGGCCACACACTTGCCGGACACACTCCCTCCACAACTCCCAGAGGACATAAAAGAAACCTGGTGA